The following are encoded in a window of Amycolatopsis lexingtonensis genomic DNA:
- a CDS encoding ATP-binding protein, which translates to MKLILLNGPPGSGKSTLARRYADAHPPALALDVDRVRAMIGGWRANPGEAGPLARDIAVAAARTHLTAGHDVVVPQLVARPGFPERLEALARETGAAFHEFVLLPGLEVVRRRFEARDSEIETATPLSSAELARSYAAVEAFAASRRARVLTGADAYEALRTSLT; encoded by the coding sequence GTGAAGCTGATCCTGCTCAACGGCCCGCCGGGCAGCGGCAAGTCGACGCTCGCCCGGCGCTACGCCGACGCCCACCCGCCGGCGCTGGCGCTGGACGTCGACCGGGTCCGGGCGATGATCGGCGGGTGGCGCGCGAATCCCGGTGAGGCGGGGCCGCTGGCCCGGGACATCGCGGTCGCCGCCGCGCGCACGCACCTGACCGCGGGGCACGACGTCGTCGTACCGCAGCTCGTGGCCCGCCCGGGCTTCCCGGAGCGCCTCGAAGCGCTGGCCCGCGAAACGGGGGCAGCCTTCCACGAGTTCGTGCTGCTCCCCGGCCTCGAAGTGGTCCGGCGCCGCTTCGAGGCGCGCGACTCGGAAATCGAGACGGCCACGCCGCTGAGCAGCGCCGAACTCGCCCGGAGCTACGCGGCGGTCGAGGCGTTCGCCGCGAGCCGTCGAGCGCGGGTCCTGACCGGTGCGGACGCCTACGAAGCGCTGCGAACCTCCCTCACGTGA
- a CDS encoding cupin domain-containing protein, whose product MTTLLVRHDEAEQLGSTPDTMTLLADVSQTGGHLSTNRASLGRGHDGATPHFHTSSAEMFFMLDGELDVLNGDDVVTVRTGDMLFVPPHTTHAFGATARSGADVLIVFTPGVERFEYFRMIDRIRRGEASPTEILASQNRFDNHFVDSAAWRAARAA is encoded by the coding sequence ATGACGACATTGCTGGTACGCCACGACGAAGCCGAGCAGCTCGGCTCGACCCCCGACACGATGACCCTGCTCGCGGACGTCTCGCAGACCGGCGGGCACCTGAGCACGAACCGCGCGTCCCTCGGCCGCGGGCACGACGGGGCAACCCCGCACTTCCACACCTCGTCGGCCGAGATGTTCTTCATGCTGGACGGCGAGCTGGACGTGCTGAACGGCGACGACGTCGTGACGGTGCGGACCGGCGACATGCTGTTCGTGCCGCCGCACACCACTCACGCGTTCGGCGCGACCGCGCGGTCGGGCGCGGACGTGCTGATCGTGTTCACGCCCGGCGTCGAGCGCTTCGAGTACTTCCGGATGATCGACCGGATCCGGCGTGGCGAGGCGTCGCCGACGGAGATCCTGGCGTCGCAGAACCGGTTCGACAACCACTTCGTGGACAGCGCGGCCTGGCGCGCGGCCCGCGCGGCCTAG
- a CDS encoding SCO4848 family membrane protein, protein MRLSRRTSLFLLAFGVWSWIIWITFAKNLWESDRAWAPDGSPTAYFIVHAVLTVVSFVLGTIIGVLGWRGVRTRAAS, encoded by the coding sequence ATGCGCCTCTCCCGACGAACCTCGCTGTTCCTGCTGGCCTTCGGCGTGTGGTCGTGGATCATCTGGATCACGTTCGCCAAGAACCTGTGGGAGAGCGACCGCGCCTGGGCACCCGACGGCTCGCCGACGGCGTACTTCATCGTGCACGCCGTGCTGACCGTCGTCTCGTTCGTGCTGGGCACGATCATCGGCGTGCTGGGCTGGCGCGGGGTGCGCACGCGCGCCGCCTCCTGA
- a CDS encoding acyl-CoA dehydrogenase family protein, translating into MLDAARECAALAKTLAPVTERDRALPAELVAKLTDAQLLRSGVPGYLGGPEAPPAVSLETAETIARGDASAGWCVSIAVTSSLLSAYAPRQCAEEVFGDPRTVAAGVWAPRGTGERVDGGYVVSGRWAFCSGIPHCDWLFAGFVHEGQLFVAALPKAEITVLDTWHTNGLRGTGSHDCVADALFVPDHRVFSVMGGPPPEAVALHRFPLFGFFALSVAAAALGNARGAIDDLVELAATRRPLGSSRSLAERAQTQASVAEAEAALRAARLFFYASIDDAWQAAQGTEPVPDALKVGLRLAATHVTRTAAKVAESMYDLGGGAAIYETSPLQRRFRDAHTATAHFQVNPASFELPGKLLLGVPARTEQL; encoded by the coding sequence ATGCTGGATGCCGCCCGCGAGTGCGCCGCGCTCGCCAAGACGCTCGCGCCGGTCACCGAGCGGGACCGCGCGCTGCCGGCCGAGCTCGTCGCGAAGCTGACCGACGCCCAGCTCCTGCGCAGCGGCGTCCCCGGCTACCTCGGCGGGCCCGAAGCGCCGCCCGCCGTCAGCCTCGAGACCGCGGAGACGATCGCGCGCGGCGACGCGTCGGCCGGCTGGTGCGTCTCGATCGCCGTGACGAGCAGCCTGCTCTCGGCGTACGCCCCGCGGCAGTGCGCCGAAGAGGTCTTCGGCGACCCGCGCACCGTCGCCGCCGGGGTCTGGGCGCCGCGCGGCACCGGCGAGCGGGTCGACGGCGGGTACGTCGTGTCCGGCCGGTGGGCGTTCTGCAGCGGAATCCCGCACTGCGACTGGCTTTTCGCCGGGTTCGTCCACGAAGGACAGCTCTTCGTCGCCGCGCTGCCGAAGGCCGAGATCACCGTGCTCGACACCTGGCACACGAACGGCTTGCGCGGCACCGGCAGCCACGACTGCGTCGCCGACGCGCTGTTCGTCCCGGATCACCGCGTCTTCTCGGTCATGGGCGGCCCGCCGCCGGAAGCCGTTGCGCTGCACCGGTTCCCGCTCTTCGGCTTCTTCGCGCTGTCCGTCGCCGCGGCCGCGCTGGGCAACGCGCGCGGCGCCATCGACGACCTCGTCGAGCTGGCCGCGACGCGGAGGCCGCTCGGCTCGAGCCGGTCGCTGGCCGAGCGGGCGCAGACCCAGGCGTCCGTCGCGGAGGCCGAAGCGGCGCTGCGCGCGGCGCGGCTGTTCTTCTACGCCAGCATCGACGACGCCTGGCAGGCCGCGCAGGGCACCGAACCGGTGCCGGACGCGCTCAAAGTGGGCCTCCGGCTCGCCGCCACGCACGTGACGCGCACGGCCGCGAAGGTCGCCGAAAGCATGTACGACCTCGGCGGCGGCGCCGCGATCTACGAGACTTCGCCGCTGCAGCGCCGGTTCCGCGACGCGCACACCGCCACCGCCCACTTCCAGGTGAACCCGGCCAGCTTCGAGCTGCCGGGCAAGCTGCTGCTGGGCGTCCCGGCCCGGACGGAGCAGCTGTGA
- the trpS gene encoding tryptophan--tRNA ligase — translation MSEEQTVAAARRPRVLSGIQPTADSFHLGNYLGALRQWVRMQDTHETFYCVVDLHAITVEQDPKVLRQRTRVSAAQLLAIGIDPQRSALFVQSHVPEHAQLSWVLECQTGFGEAGRMTQFKDKSAKQGSDRSSVGLFTYPILQAADILLYQADAVPVGEDQRQHLELTRDLAQRFNNRLGKTFVVPEPFIIKDTAKIYDLQDPTSKMSKSASTANGLVELLEDPKRSAKKIRSAVTDTGREVKFDAENKAGVSNLLSIYSALTERTIADLEGDYEGKGYGDLKKDLGEVFVEWVTPIQERVKSYLDDVAELDKVLAAGAERAREVASKTLAKTYQRIGFLPPVR, via the coding sequence GTGTCCGAAGAGCAGACCGTCGCAGCCGCACGCCGTCCGCGGGTCCTGTCCGGGATCCAGCCCACCGCCGACTCGTTCCACCTCGGGAACTACCTCGGTGCCCTGCGCCAGTGGGTGCGGATGCAGGACACCCACGAGACCTTCTACTGCGTGGTCGACCTGCACGCGATCACCGTCGAGCAGGATCCGAAGGTGCTGCGGCAGCGCACCCGCGTCTCGGCCGCGCAGTTGCTCGCCATCGGCATCGACCCGCAGCGCAGCGCCCTGTTCGTGCAGAGCCACGTGCCGGAGCACGCGCAGCTGAGCTGGGTCCTCGAGTGCCAGACCGGCTTCGGCGAGGCCGGCCGGATGACGCAGTTCAAGGACAAGTCCGCCAAGCAGGGCTCCGACCGCTCCAGCGTCGGCCTCTTCACCTACCCGATCCTGCAGGCCGCGGACATCCTGCTCTACCAGGCCGACGCCGTCCCGGTCGGCGAGGACCAGCGCCAGCACCTCGAACTCACGCGCGATCTCGCGCAGCGCTTCAACAACCGCCTCGGCAAGACGTTCGTCGTGCCCGAGCCGTTCATCATCAAGGACACCGCGAAGATCTACGACCTGCAGGACCCGACGAGCAAGATGAGCAAGTCGGCGTCCACCGCGAACGGTCTCGTCGAGCTGCTCGAAGACCCGAAGCGCTCGGCGAAGAAGATCCGCTCGGCGGTCACCGACACCGGCCGTGAGGTCAAGTTCGACGCCGAGAACAAGGCCGGCGTGTCGAACCTGCTCAGCATCTACTCGGCGCTCACCGAGCGGACGATCGCCGACCTCGAAGGCGACTACGAAGGCAAGGGCTACGGCGACTTGAAGAAGGACCTCGGCGAGGTGTTCGTCGAGTGGGTGACGCCGATCCAGGAGCGCGTCAAGTCCTATTTGGACGATGTTGCGGAGCTGGACAAGGTCCTCGCCGCCGGTGCCGAGCGCGCCCGTGAGGTGGCGTCGAAGACACTGGCCAAGACCTACCAGCGGATCGGGTTCCTGCCGCCGGTGCGGTGA
- a CDS encoding MarR family winged helix-turn-helix transcriptional regulator, whose product MSDEDAVDAVVSAWHRERPDLDLTAIGVAGRMGRLALVLGPAQERVFGKFGLQRGEFDVLAALRRSGTPYTLIPSELSATLMMSRAGMTSRLDRLEKAGFVERALDPNDRRSFRIRLTDKGFDAVDAAMTEHTANVSELLSGLSGKELGLLDDVLRKLLGHLDPQA is encoded by the coding sequence GTGAGTGACGAAGACGCCGTCGACGCCGTCGTATCGGCCTGGCACCGTGAACGCCCCGACCTCGACCTGACCGCCATCGGCGTCGCCGGCCGGATGGGCCGCCTGGCGCTCGTGCTCGGCCCGGCCCAGGAGCGCGTGTTCGGCAAGTTCGGCCTGCAGCGCGGGGAGTTCGACGTCCTGGCGGCGCTGCGCCGGTCCGGGACGCCGTACACGCTGATCCCGTCCGAGCTGTCCGCGACGTTGATGATGTCCCGCGCCGGCATGACGAGCCGGCTCGACCGGCTGGAGAAGGCCGGCTTCGTCGAGCGCGCGCTCGACCCGAACGACCGCCGCAGCTTCCGCATCCGCTTGACGGACAAGGGTTTCGACGCCGTCGACGCGGCGATGACCGAGCACACCGCGAACGTCTCCGAGCTGCTGTCCGGACTGTCCGGAAAGGAGTTGGGCCTGCTGGACGACGTCCTGCGCAAGCTGCTGGGGCACCTCGATCCCCAGGCGTGA
- a CDS encoding succinate dehydrogenase iron-sulfur subunit: MTSVAEAPAASSDSDHTPITVTLKILRFNPEVDSEPHWESYDVPAQRTDRLLNLLFYVKDYIDGTFSFRRSCAHGVCGSDAMQINGINRLACKVLMKDLLSKDGKQTTITIAPIKGLTTLKDLYVDMDPFFEAYRAIKPYLITYGNEPTRERIQSQADRDRFDDTTKCILCACCTSSCPVYWNDGSYFGPAAIVNAHRFIFDSRDEGAEERLDILNDGEGVWRCRTTFNCTDACPRGIQVTKAIQEVKRALLFKRV; the protein is encoded by the coding sequence ATGACTAGCGTTGCTGAAGCTCCTGCTGCTTCTTCGGACTCGGACCACACCCCGATCACGGTCACGCTGAAGATCCTCCGGTTCAACCCGGAGGTGGACAGCGAGCCGCACTGGGAGTCCTACGACGTCCCGGCCCAGCGCACCGACCGCCTGCTGAACCTGCTGTTCTACGTCAAGGACTACATCGACGGCACGTTCTCGTTCCGCCGCTCGTGCGCCCACGGCGTGTGCGGCTCGGACGCGATGCAGATCAACGGCATCAACCGCCTGGCCTGCAAGGTCCTGATGAAGGACCTGCTGTCGAAGGACGGCAAGCAGACGACGATCACGATCGCCCCGATCAAGGGCCTGACGACGTTGAAGGACCTCTACGTCGACATGGACCCGTTCTTCGAGGCGTACCGGGCGATCAAGCCGTACCTGATCACGTACGGCAACGAGCCGACCCGCGAGCGGATCCAGTCCCAGGCGGACCGGGACCGGTTCGACGACACGACGAAGTGCATCCTTTGCGCGTGCTGCACTTCTTCGTGCCCGGTGTACTGGAACGACGGGTCGTACTTCGGGCCGGCGGCGATCGTGAACGCCCACCGGTTCATCTTCGACTCCCGTGACGAGGGGGCAGAGGAGCGGCTGGACATCCTGAACGACGGCGAGGGTGTCTGGCGCTGCCGGACGACGTTCAACTGCACGGACGCCTGCCCGCGAGGGATCCAGGTGACAAAGGCGATCCAGGAAGTGAAGCGCGCACTGCTGTTCAAGCGCGTCTGA
- a CDS encoding S8 family peptidase, whose product MSRLRRMAAPLVLAVGGGLFAAAPAAEAAPVTCDTTSTPYTYVVTYQPGTRASAVDKELAAKCGTKVAYYGEIGVAIASSRNADFQQKIGVYRAYSGGKDVASTSGATARSLGAVKTLEDTRSVAAAGDLSAQQWDMKAIHAPEANKISQGSSSVTVGVLDSGIDATHPALKAAVSPSASAGCITGAPDLTPASWAPTTSDHGTHVAGTIAGKDPAAGFTGIAPGVKLASVKVVNDEGYIFPESAVCGFVWAAKHGFQVTNNSYYIDPGMFFCSREPGDAAAYEAVRRAIEFSTHHGVLNVSAAGNSGFDTRTQTTDPNRPHPVDSTCGILPKAIDGVVTVSSVGYAGTKSSFSNYGEIDVTAPGGDFSQLPPDGAGPACPLSTVVGGQYGSKCGTSMASPHAAGVAALLASRFRGLPPSLLARVLTGEADVVKCASTETECTGPAKNNSYYGHGLVNALDAVR is encoded by the coding sequence ATGTCCCGTTTACGCCGAATGGCGGCCCCGCTCGTGCTCGCCGTCGGGGGCGGCCTGTTCGCGGCGGCGCCGGCCGCGGAGGCCGCGCCGGTCACCTGCGACACGACGAGCACGCCGTACACCTACGTGGTGACGTACCAGCCGGGCACGCGCGCGTCGGCCGTCGACAAGGAACTGGCGGCCAAGTGCGGCACGAAGGTGGCGTACTACGGCGAGATCGGCGTCGCGATCGCCAGCTCGCGCAACGCGGACTTCCAGCAGAAGATCGGCGTCTACCGGGCCTATTCGGGTGGCAAGGACGTGGCTTCCACTTCGGGTGCCACGGCCCGTTCACTCGGTGCGGTGAAGACGCTGGAGGACACGCGTTCGGTCGCTGCCGCGGGTGACCTGTCGGCGCAGCAGTGGGACATGAAGGCGATCCACGCGCCCGAGGCGAACAAGATCTCCCAGGGCAGCTCTTCGGTGACCGTCGGCGTGCTCGACTCGGGCATCGACGCGACGCACCCCGCTCTCAAGGCGGCCGTTTCTCCTTCGGCTTCGGCGGGCTGTATCACGGGCGCCCCGGACCTCACGCCGGCGTCGTGGGCCCCGACGACGTCGGACCACGGAACGCACGTGGCGGGCACGATCGCGGGCAAGGACCCGGCGGCGGGCTTCACGGGCATCGCCCCGGGCGTCAAGCTGGCCTCGGTGAAGGTCGTGAACGACGAGGGCTACATCTTCCCGGAGTCGGCGGTCTGCGGCTTCGTGTGGGCGGCCAAGCACGGCTTCCAGGTGACGAACAACAGCTACTACATCGACCCGGGCATGTTCTTCTGCTCCCGCGAGCCGGGCGACGCGGCCGCGTACGAGGCAGTCCGGCGCGCGATCGAGTTCTCGACCCACCACGGCGTCTTGAACGTGTCGGCGGCGGGCAACTCGGGCTTCGACACCCGCACCCAGACGACGGACCCCAACCGCCCGCACCCGGTGGACTCGACGTGCGGCATCCTGCCGAAGGCGATCGACGGCGTGGTGACGGTGTCTTCGGTGGGCTACGCGGGCACGAAGTCGTCGTTCAGCAACTACGGCGAGATCGACGTGACGGCTCCGGGCGGCGACTTCTCGCAGCTCCCTCCCGACGGCGCCGGCCCGGCTTGCCCGCTGTCGACGGTGGTCGGCGGGCAGTACGGCTCGAAGTGCGGCACGTCGATGGCTTCACCGCACGCGGCGGGCGTGGCAGCGCTGCTGGCGTCCCGTTTCCGCGGACTACCGCCTTCACTGCTGGCCCGCGTCCTGACGGGCGAAGCGGACGTGGTGAAGTGCGCGTCGACGGAGACGGAGTGCACGGGCCCGGCGAAGAACAACTCGTACTACGGCCACGGCCTGGTCAACGCCCTGGACGCGGTCCGCTAG
- a CDS encoding MBL fold metallo-hydrolase — protein sequence MGDAVSSLTVLGSCGAWPEPGRACAGFLLSHNGFRVVLDLGYGAASRLFAHCRGRLPDAVVVTHEHPDHCADVSALGRAWHYTGPPGERLPLHCTPGTLRRLEAMEPRPHPAELFAVHDLGTPADVGPFRLTPYPLPHHQPNFGVRLTAPGLTVAYTGDTGPSPLLADLGRDADLVICDATLRTPPAEGEPRYLMTAAEAGQWAARASARRLLLTHFWPGTDRAAAAEEARAEFGGEVLIAEEDLTIRL from the coding sequence ATGGGTGACGCCGTGAGCAGCCTGACCGTGCTCGGCAGCTGCGGCGCGTGGCCGGAACCCGGCCGGGCGTGCGCCGGATTCCTGCTCTCGCACAACGGGTTCCGCGTCGTGCTCGACCTCGGGTACGGCGCCGCGTCACGGCTGTTCGCGCACTGCCGGGGCCGGCTGCCGGACGCCGTCGTCGTGACGCACGAGCACCCGGACCACTGCGCCGACGTCAGCGCGCTCGGCCGTGCCTGGCACTACACCGGCCCGCCTGGCGAGCGCTTGCCGCTGCACTGCACACCCGGCACCCTCCGCCGGCTCGAGGCGATGGAGCCGCGGCCGCACCCGGCGGAGCTGTTCGCCGTGCACGACCTCGGCACCCCGGCCGACGTCGGGCCGTTCCGCCTCACGCCCTACCCGCTGCCGCACCACCAGCCGAACTTCGGCGTGCGCCTCACCGCGCCCGGCCTCACCGTGGCCTACACCGGGGACACGGGACCTTCGCCGCTGCTGGCCGACCTCGGCCGCGACGCGGACCTGGTCATCTGCGACGCCACCCTCCGCACCCCACCGGCGGAGGGGGAGCCTCGCTATCTGATGACCGCCGCCGAAGCGGGCCAGTGGGCGGCGAGAGCGAGCGCTCGGCGGTTGCTGCTCACGCACTTCTGGCCGGGCACCGATCGTGCCGCCGCGGCCGAGGAGGCTCGGGCCGAGTTCGGCGGTGAGGTGCTGATCGCGGAGGAGGACCTCACGATCAGGCTCTGA
- a CDS encoding exodeoxyribonuclease III has protein sequence MRGVLTVSTVNVNGLRAAAKKGFVEWLAATKADVVCCQEVRATAEQLPASVVEPEGWFTAHAPSAVKGRNGVAVYSRIEPEEVRVGFGEPEFEDSGRYLEVHLPGVVVASLYLPSGDVGTERQDEKERFMAAFLPYLVELRAKAAAAGREVVVVGDWNIAYDTVDLKNWRGNRKNSGFLPEEREWLGRVYTEAGYTDVQRRLDPDGPGPYTWWSYRGQAFDNDSGWRIDCQLATPGLAEKVVEVVVERAAAYDQRWSDHAPVTATYDI, from the coding sequence GTGCGAGGCGTGCTGACCGTCTCCACCGTGAACGTCAACGGCCTGCGTGCCGCCGCCAAGAAGGGCTTCGTCGAGTGGCTCGCCGCCACGAAGGCCGACGTCGTCTGCTGCCAGGAGGTGCGCGCCACCGCGGAGCAGCTCCCCGCGTCGGTCGTCGAGCCCGAAGGGTGGTTCACGGCGCACGCGCCGTCGGCCGTCAAGGGGCGCAACGGCGTCGCCGTGTACAGCCGCATCGAGCCCGAGGAGGTGCGCGTCGGCTTCGGGGAGCCCGAGTTCGAGGACAGCGGGCGCTACCTCGAGGTCCACCTGCCCGGTGTGGTCGTCGCGAGCCTCTACCTGCCCAGCGGGGACGTCGGCACCGAACGCCAGGACGAGAAGGAGCGCTTCATGGCCGCGTTCCTGCCCTACCTGGTCGAGCTGCGGGCGAAGGCCGCCGCGGCCGGGCGGGAGGTCGTGGTCGTCGGCGACTGGAACATCGCCTACGACACCGTCGACCTCAAGAACTGGCGCGGCAACCGCAAGAACTCCGGCTTCCTGCCGGAGGAACGCGAGTGGCTCGGCCGGGTCTACACCGAGGCGGGCTACACCGACGTCCAGCGCCGGCTCGACCCCGACGGCCCCGGCCCCTACACCTGGTGGTCCTACCGCGGCCAGGCCTTCGACAACGACTCCGGCTGGCGCATCGACTGCCAGCTCGCGACACCGGGTCTCGCCGAGAAGGTCGTCGAGGTCGTGGTCGAACGCGCGGCGGCGTACGACCAGCGCTGGTCCGACCACGCGCCGGTCACCGCCACCTACGACATCTAG
- a CDS encoding serine hydrolase gives MHSAVSRSLKVFTTTLAAALLALSTPVAAGAAPQQGQCANHLAPPPPVDTSEKPAPGKQAPPPLAVPAAPVGGPRMAECGLITPDGALNPPDGNTAASWLVQDLDSGAVVAAKDPHSRQRPASLIKTLLALVVVTQLNPQQVLVVTKEDAEQECTCVGLVAGGQYTVDQLLHGLLMHSGNDVAHALATALGGVDATVAKMNALAARIGALDTRAATPSGLDGPGMSTSAYDLSLIFHYAMKQPEFAKVVATKNFEIPAAGGKPAIPVFNDNKLLGVYPGFLGGKTGFTDDARHTYVGAAQRKGKRLAVVMLRAEQKPTKVVDQAAKLLDYGFALEEDRAEQVGQMTYQAPSTGVPGSDPSVLGDGGTSNSGTSSSAAAAKEDPFGVTGWIITLVVFLIIVGGFAVGHQRKKAAAG, from the coding sequence GTGCACTCCGCTGTCTCCCGGTCGCTCAAGGTCTTCACGACGACGCTCGCCGCCGCCCTCCTGGCCCTGAGCACCCCCGTCGCCGCGGGTGCGGCGCCGCAGCAGGGCCAGTGCGCGAACCACCTCGCTCCCCCGCCGCCGGTCGACACGTCGGAGAAGCCCGCGCCCGGCAAGCAGGCCCCGCCGCCGCTGGCAGTGCCCGCCGCCCCGGTCGGCGGCCCGCGGATGGCCGAGTGCGGCCTGATCACCCCGGACGGCGCGCTCAACCCGCCGGACGGCAACACCGCGGCGTCCTGGCTGGTGCAGGACCTCGACAGCGGCGCGGTCGTCGCGGCGAAGGACCCGCACTCCCGGCAGCGGCCGGCGTCGCTCATCAAGACGCTGCTCGCGCTCGTCGTCGTCACCCAGCTGAACCCGCAGCAGGTGCTCGTGGTGACCAAGGAGGACGCCGAGCAGGAGTGCACCTGCGTCGGCCTCGTCGCCGGCGGCCAGTACACGGTCGACCAGCTGCTCCACGGCCTGCTGATGCACTCGGGCAACGACGTCGCGCATGCGCTCGCCACGGCGCTCGGCGGCGTCGACGCCACGGTGGCCAAGATGAACGCGCTGGCGGCCCGCATCGGCGCGCTGGACACGCGGGCCGCGACGCCGTCGGGGCTCGACGGGCCGGGCATGTCGACCTCGGCCTACGACCTCAGCCTGATCTTCCACTACGCGATGAAGCAGCCCGAGTTCGCGAAGGTTGTCGCGACGAAGAACTTCGAGATCCCGGCGGCCGGCGGCAAGCCCGCGATCCCGGTGTTCAACGACAACAAGCTGCTCGGCGTCTACCCCGGCTTCCTCGGCGGCAAGACCGGCTTCACCGACGACGCCCGCCACACCTACGTCGGCGCCGCGCAGCGCAAGGGCAAGCGGCTCGCGGTCGTGATGCTGCGCGCCGAGCAGAAGCCGACGAAGGTGGTCGACCAGGCGGCGAAGCTGCTCGACTACGGCTTCGCGCTGGAAGAGGACCGCGCCGAGCAGGTCGGGCAGATGACCTACCAGGCGCCGTCGACCGGCGTGCCCGGCAGTGACCCGTCGGTGCTGGGCGACGGCGGTACCAGCAACAGCGGAACGTCGTCCTCGGCCGCCGCGGCCAAGGAAGACCCGTTCGGCGTCACCGGCTGGATCATCACGCTGGTCGTGTTCCTGATCATCGTCGGCGGGTTCGCCGTCGGGCACCAGCGCAAGAAGGCCGCGGCCGGCTAG
- a CDS encoding winged helix-turn-helix transcriptional regulator, giving the protein MTDLGHRFTADSVGRALDLVGERWSLLILREAFFGVRRYGEFARTLSIPRPTLSARLKTLVDAGVLDRVDPVPEYRLTPAGRDLFGAVVTLMQWGDRHLAGPEGPPILLRHNDCGEIAETFVACGHCGGAIATDKVTPEPGPGFR; this is encoded by the coding sequence GTGACCGACCTCGGCCACCGGTTCACCGCGGACTCCGTCGGGCGCGCGCTCGACCTGGTCGGCGAGCGGTGGAGCCTGCTCATCCTGCGGGAGGCGTTCTTCGGGGTGCGCCGCTACGGCGAGTTCGCGCGCACGCTCTCGATCCCGCGCCCGACGCTGTCCGCCCGGCTGAAGACCCTCGTCGACGCGGGCGTGCTCGACCGCGTCGACCCGGTGCCCGAATACCGGCTGACCCCGGCCGGGCGCGACCTCTTCGGCGCCGTCGTCACGCTGATGCAGTGGGGCGACCGGCACCTCGCCGGGCCGGAGGGGCCGCCGATCCTGTTGCGGCACAACGACTGCGGCGAGATCGCCGAGACGTTCGTCGCCTGCGGGCACTGCGGCGGCGCGATCGCGACCGACAAGGTGACCCCGGAACCCGGGCCCGGGTTCCGCTAG
- the yhjD gene encoding inner membrane protein YhjD — protein sequence MPNEEKEKLLPRLRRKYPWLDHLIRANDAFTERYGNHYAAAITYFSVLSVIPLLMVAFAVVGLVVNNDPAIIKQISDSINNSVPEGLRSLVKGIVDAALKSGGGVGIFGLLIALYSGIGWMANLRDALTAQWGQEKQSQPFVKQTAKDLVALVGLGVALVVSFALTAVGGGVGQFLLELVGLEQQTWAIVLLRGATIVLGLAANTLVFLWVIARLPRERVALRSAVKGAAFAAVGFVILQQAATFYLASVTKSPAFALFGPVIGLLVFANLVSRFLLLVTAWTATAKENQHKVVQPPPPVRLEQNVTVQRGPGLGAVAGAFGAGALLAWFGGRRKP from the coding sequence GTGCCGAACGAAGAGAAGGAAAAGCTCCTGCCGCGCCTGCGCAGGAAGTACCCGTGGCTCGATCACCTGATCCGCGCCAACGACGCCTTCACCGAGCGGTACGGCAACCACTACGCCGCCGCGATCACCTACTTCAGCGTGCTGTCGGTCATCCCGTTGCTGATGGTCGCCTTCGCGGTGGTCGGGCTGGTCGTCAACAACGACCCGGCGATCATCAAGCAGATCTCCGACAGCATCAACAACTCCGTCCCCGAAGGCCTGCGCAGCCTGGTCAAGGGCATCGTGGACGCCGCGCTCAAGTCCGGTGGCGGGGTCGGGATCTTCGGTCTGCTCATCGCCCTCTACTCCGGCATCGGCTGGATGGCGAACCTGCGTGACGCGCTCACCGCGCAGTGGGGCCAGGAGAAGCAGTCGCAGCCGTTCGTCAAGCAGACCGCCAAGGACCTCGTCGCGCTGGTCGGGCTCGGCGTGGCGCTGGTCGTTTCGTTCGCGCTGACCGCGGTCGGCGGCGGGGTCGGGCAGTTCCTGCTCGAGCTCGTCGGGCTCGAGCAGCAGACCTGGGCGATCGTCCTGCTCCGCGGCGCGACCATCGTGCTCGGCCTGGCCGCCAACACCCTCGTCTTCCTCTGGGTGATCGCGCGGCTGCCCCGCGAGCGCGTCGCCCTGCGCAGCGCCGTGAAGGGCGCCGCGTTCGCCGCCGTCGGGTTCGTCATCCTGCAGCAGGCCGCCACCTTCTACCTCGCCAGCGTGACGAAGTCGCCGGCGTTCGCGCTGTTCGGGCCGGTCATCGGCCTGCTGGTGTTCGCGAACCTCGTCTCCCGCTTCCTGCTGCTGGTCACGGCGTGGACCGCGACGGCGAAGGAGAACCAGCACAAGGTCGTCCAGCCCCCGCCGCCGGTGCGGCTGGAGCAGAACGTCACCGTGCAGCGCGGGCCCGGCCTCGGGGCCGTCGCGGGCGCGTTCGGCGCCGGGGCGCTGCTCGCGTGGTTCGGCGGCCGCCGCAAGCCTTGA